Proteins encoded in a region of the Sulfurospirillum arsenophilum NBRC 109478 genome:
- a CDS encoding isochorismatase family protein, translating into MSLLVEETALLLVDVQERLFGHIENHALIEKHLLVLVQGLQSLEVPILCNQQYTQGLGETIASLRVLLEDGVVYEKRTFSCCQNEEVMVRLKTLHVKRVIVAGVESHVCVLQSVLDLLEAGFEVMICADAIGSRKRKDHEIALRRMEQEGARLCTTESLLFELLHSANHPQFKTISSLVKGL; encoded by the coding sequence ATGAGTCTATTGGTAGAAGAGACAGCACTGTTATTGGTTGATGTGCAAGAGCGTCTTTTTGGGCATATTGAAAATCATGCGTTGATTGAAAAGCATTTGTTGGTTTTGGTGCAAGGACTTCAAAGTTTAGAGGTTCCCATTTTATGCAACCAACAATATACACAAGGGCTAGGCGAGACGATTGCGTCTCTTCGTGTACTGCTTGAGGATGGTGTCGTGTATGAAAAACGTACCTTTAGTTGTTGCCAAAACGAAGAGGTGATGGTGCGACTCAAAACTTTACATGTAAAGCGTGTGATTGTTGCTGGAGTGGAGAGTCATGTCTGTGTTTTACAAAGCGTGCTGGATCTTTTAGAGGCAGGATTTGAGGTGATGATTTGTGCCGATGCCATAGGTTCTCGTAAACGAAAAGATCACGAGATAGCACTGCGTCGTATGGAGCAAGAGGGCGCACGACTTTGTACAACGGAATCACTGCTGTTTGAGCTTTTACACAGCGCCAATCATCCGCAATTCAAAACCATTAGTTCGTTGGTAAAAGGGCTGTAA
- a CDS encoding YbfB/YjiJ family MFS transporter produces MPQAAKVVAVRAHLQPIIAGVLVVFACLGLARFAFGMILPSMQGELLMDATEAGIVGSANFVGYFIGLFVTSPFYRKFGAATLITRSLLTQALSMGLMVLAPNYWSAALIFSITGFFGALANIAIMTYIAQVVPSHIKGQATGLVVAGIGFGIITSGVIVPYLEFFPFPEWRLGWSLFALIIMLIAWFAHGTLKAFAIHSSFSSDYDALEFKTILSSRAFLKTGVLFGIFGMTAIMYMTFFVLTAVRKWGVSTEISGIFWSILGFASLFSGPLFGMVSDRLGRHKTLGVLFLLQAVAHSMLASSLPPSWLFVSATLFGLSTWAVPSIMATLSAELFGIHHTARILSLLTLFFGVGQIAGPLLSGVMIDFTGDFNVSFITSSLCLVGAGVLSWISL; encoded by the coding sequence TTGCCTCAGGCGGCCAAAGTTGTGGCTGTTAGAGCGCATCTACAACCTATCATTGCAGGCGTTCTTGTCGTTTTTGCCTGCCTTGGGTTAGCTCGCTTTGCCTTTGGGATGATTCTCCCAAGTATGCAAGGCGAGCTTTTGATGGATGCCACGGAAGCGGGCATCGTTGGAAGTGCCAATTTTGTGGGGTACTTTATAGGGCTTTTTGTCACATCCCCGTTTTACCGCAAATTTGGGGCGGCAACGCTTATTACACGTTCGCTTCTCACACAAGCGCTTAGTATGGGATTGATGGTGCTGGCACCTAATTACTGGAGTGCAGCACTTATTTTTTCCATTACGGGCTTTTTTGGCGCTCTTGCCAATATCGCTATTATGACCTACATTGCGCAAGTTGTTCCTTCTCACATCAAAGGGCAAGCGACAGGTTTGGTGGTCGCGGGCATTGGTTTTGGTATTATCACCAGTGGTGTTATTGTCCCGTATCTTGAATTTTTCCCTTTCCCTGAATGGCGTTTGGGTTGGAGTCTGTTTGCACTCATTATTATGCTCATTGCGTGGTTTGCACACGGTACCCTAAAAGCTTTTGCCATTCATAGCTCCTTTTCATCGGATTACGATGCTCTCGAATTCAAAACGATTTTAAGCTCACGAGCTTTCTTGAAAACAGGTGTTTTGTTTGGAATTTTCGGTATGACTGCCATTATGTATATGACTTTTTTTGTTTTAACGGCTGTGCGAAAATGGGGCGTCAGCACAGAAATATCAGGAATATTTTGGTCAATTTTGGGTTTTGCAAGTCTCTTTTCGGGACCATTGTTTGGCATGGTTAGTGATCGTTTAGGACGTCACAAAACGCTAGGAGTTCTTTTTTTACTGCAAGCTGTGGCGCACTCTATGCTTGCTTCATCCTTGCCTCCGAGTTGGCTTTTTGTCTCGGCGACTCTTTTTGGACTCTCGACATGGGCGGTACCTTCCATTATGGCAACTTTGAGTGCAGAACTTTTTGGCATACACCATACGGCGCGTATTTTAAGCCTGTTAACACTTTTCTTCGGAGTGGGGCAGATCGCAGGACCATTGCTCTCAGGGGTGATGATAGACTTTACGGGAGATTTTAATGTGAGTTTTATAACATCATCACTCTGTTTGGTTGGAGCAGGTGTTCTTTCGTGGATAAGCCTCTAA
- a CDS encoding methyl-accepting chemotaxis protein, giving the protein MLFTTIKRKLILMLSVLLIGVVILGYEIVILSHDGKMTATRLWIIGKVETHVAQSMMELRGYQLFLEPTRLEAFEKNYKDSISTIDTLFPILLVKVNQERILALKQNVEKWYGISQQRITLLKKYGSMFTEPTFMQTHKQEYDTFMSLTTESATLFDTIINQTNVLGESVKKVNYDSLDNNAMLGKIALGMVSSFLLLLFVITNRSIQNSVNNAKKWIGYIQSHKDLHVKIETGSKDEINDTMNSLNILLSEISQTLNDAKNNALENASVAEELSHTSFQIGQRAEEEAGIVNITTKEAQQVLVQMEEMNQSTHEAERITLEAQKSLMIAQHSLHETLMKLNETVVIEAQMNDRLNHLSTEAVQVKTVLDVISEIADQTNLLALNAAIEAARAGEHGRGFAVVADEVRKLAERTQKSLLETNTTVNLIVQSISDISNEMNENNVRIQSLCDLSEKVSLQTDEAVVMLNQTTDVTHHVVLKMNVNMQLVNDAVIHKMSLINELSSSNARSVEEIAASAKHLSALSQTLSQSLAVFKTT; this is encoded by the coding sequence ATGTTGTTTACGACGATTAAAAGAAAATTGATTCTTATGTTGAGTGTTTTACTCATAGGTGTTGTAATTTTAGGATATGAGATTGTCATTTTAAGCCACGATGGAAAAATGACTGCAACAAGACTATGGATCATTGGAAAAGTAGAAACGCATGTAGCACAAAGCATGATGGAGTTAAGAGGTTACCAACTCTTTCTTGAACCTACACGGCTAGAAGCATTTGAAAAAAATTATAAAGACTCAATTTCTACCATCGATACGCTTTTTCCTATTTTGCTTGTAAAGGTGAATCAAGAAAGAATTTTAGCGTTAAAGCAGAATGTTGAAAAGTGGTATGGTATCAGTCAACAACGTATCACTTTACTCAAAAAATATGGTTCAATGTTCACAGAACCTACATTTATGCAAACACATAAACAAGAATACGATACGTTTATGAGCTTAACCACAGAATCTGCTACACTTTTTGACACGATTATTAATCAGACAAACGTTTTGGGTGAAAGCGTGAAAAAAGTCAATTATGATAGTTTGGATAATAATGCAATGTTGGGGAAAATAGCACTTGGTATGGTCTCTTCTTTCTTACTCCTTTTGTTTGTAATAACCAATCGAAGTATCCAAAATTCTGTTAATAATGCAAAAAAATGGATAGGGTATATCCAAAGTCATAAAGATTTACATGTAAAGATAGAAACAGGTTCAAAAGATGAAATTAATGACACAATGAACTCTTTAAATATACTTTTAAGTGAAATATCACAAACACTTAATGATGCAAAGAATAATGCTCTTGAAAATGCTTCTGTTGCAGAAGAACTTTCTCACACAAGCTTTCAAATAGGTCAAAGAGCAGAGGAAGAAGCGGGTATTGTCAACATAACGACAAAAGAGGCTCAACAAGTTTTGGTGCAGATGGAAGAGATGAATCAGAGTACACATGAGGCGGAGCGTATTACACTAGAGGCACAAAAAAGCTTAATGATTGCACAGCACTCCTTACATGAAACATTGATGAAGCTAAATGAAACTGTTGTGATAGAAGCGCAGATGAATGATAGACTCAATCATCTTTCAACCGAAGCGGTTCAAGTGAAAACTGTTTTAGATGTTATTAGTGAGATTGCCGATCAAACCAACCTTTTAGCGCTTAATGCTGCCATTGAAGCTGCAAGGGCTGGGGAACATGGACGTGGTTTTGCCGTTGTTGCTGATGAAGTGCGAAAACTAGCAGAACGTACGCAAAAAAGTTTGTTGGAAACCAATACAACGGTGAATTTGATTGTTCAATCCATCAGTGATATTAGCAATGAAATGAATGAAAATAATGTGCGTATTCAATCGTTATGCGATCTTTCCGAGAAAGTTTCTCTACAGACAGATGAAGCAGTCGTTATGCTCAATCAAACAACAGATGTCACACATCACGTCGTTCTTAAAATGAACGTAAATATGCAACTCGTTAATGATGCTGTGATTCATAAAATGAGTTTGATCAATGAACTTTCAAGTTCGAATGCAAGAAGCGTTGAAGAAATTGCTGCTTCTGCAAAACATTTATCTGCATTATCACAGACGCTTAGCCAATCATTGGCAGTGTTTAAAACAACATAA
- a CDS encoding RrF2 family transcriptional regulator, with product MKLKTTSEYALRILSYMSLHDEEQHTAKELSQTLNIPYKYLTRIMTNLGKAGFISSTRGKNGGFVFSKPVEEITLYAILEAMNDLNDDVCIMGEGLCGKGEHCALHECWSKPKQLIDEMFKNSTLKDLHRKC from the coding sequence ATGAAACTTAAAACAACTTCAGAATATGCCCTACGCATTTTATCTTACATGAGCCTCCACGATGAAGAGCAGCATACAGCAAAAGAACTCTCCCAAACACTGAATATCCCCTACAAATACCTTACAAGGATTATGACCAATCTAGGAAAAGCTGGATTTATTAGTTCAACAAGAGGAAAAAATGGTGGATTTGTTTTTTCAAAGCCTGTGGAGGAGATAACACTTTATGCTATTTTAGAAGCGATGAACGATCTTAATGATGATGTTTGCATCATGGGTGAAGGATTGTGTGGAAAAGGAGAGCATTGCGCATTGCATGAATGTTGGTCTAAACCCAAACAACTTATTGATGAAATGTTCAAAAACTCTACCCTCAAAGATCTTCATAGAAAGTGCTAG
- the metE gene encoding 5-methyltetrahydropteroyltriglutamate--homocysteine S-methyltransferase: protein MSKTYVTGFPRIGEKRELKFALEAYWAGNSSFEEVKTVAKTLRQRHWNYQKERHVDFISCNDFSLYDTMLDTAVMLGAIPPRFQGIEDKIERYFAMARGDEQRSAMEMTKWFNTNYHYIVPEIHAHMAFRVDISKIADEYIEAKAQGFNPKINLIGPLTFLALCNPVDGSDIFTLFDDVLEAYVKVLHAIESLGEGIVVQFDEPLFAKTLEPKFLSLLKIAYERLGSVSKALKIAVVTYFDRANEAVEILGNCPIWAIGLDFVYGEENLQALLHVNDKMLIAGVIDGRNVWKNNASKTYELLEKISDKIDPKQIIISTSCSLLHVPFSTRFEEKLAPEVKSRLSFALEKLAELEQINTLWEKREKPEASVCTQKAPSLKNSGISYTRSAYATRFVLQQKALNLPLFPTTTIGSFPQTKETRAVRNAYKKGEISQEQYESSLKESIKECVEFQEALGLDVLVHGEFERNDMVEYFGELLEGFAFSQNGWVQSYGSRCVKPPLLYGNVKRKQPLSVDWTVYAQSLTEKPMKGMLTGPVTILNWSFVRDDIPKSEVAYEVATAIAEEVDELQRSDIKIIQVDEAAFKEGYPLREEKIKAYEKWAVESFKASVGTAWDQTQIHTHMCYSNFNDIIDTIERMDADVITIETSRSGNKLLKVFQKANYRAQIGPGVYDIHSPRVPSVEEMSEQIKAFLQVLPKEQLWINPDCGLKTRGWSETKAALTNMMKAVKLSR, encoded by the coding sequence ATGTCAAAAACCTACGTTACAGGGTTCCCTCGCATTGGGGAAAAACGTGAACTCAAATTTGCTTTAGAAGCCTATTGGGCAGGAAATTCCTCTTTTGAAGAGGTTAAAACCGTCGCCAAAACCTTACGTCAACGCCATTGGAACTACCAAAAAGAGCGCCATGTTGATTTTATTTCATGCAATGACTTTAGTCTCTACGACACGATGCTTGACACCGCCGTTATGCTTGGAGCCATTCCTCCTCGTTTCCAAGGCATTGAAGACAAAATAGAGCGTTATTTTGCAATGGCAAGAGGCGATGAACAACGCTCAGCCATGGAGATGACCAAGTGGTTTAACACCAACTACCACTACATTGTTCCCGAGATTCATGCACATATGGCTTTTCGCGTTGACATTAGCAAAATTGCCGACGAATACATTGAAGCCAAAGCGCAAGGGTTTAATCCTAAGATCAATCTCATTGGACCACTCACCTTTTTAGCGCTCTGCAATCCCGTAGATGGAAGCGATATCTTCACGCTTTTTGATGATGTTCTTGAAGCGTATGTCAAAGTACTTCACGCCATTGAGAGTTTAGGAGAAGGCATCGTTGTGCAGTTCGATGAACCACTTTTTGCCAAAACGTTAGAGCCAAAATTTTTGAGTCTGCTTAAAATTGCTTATGAGCGTTTAGGCTCGGTGAGCAAAGCGCTTAAAATCGCTGTTGTAACGTACTTTGACCGTGCCAATGAAGCCGTTGAAATCTTGGGAAATTGCCCTATTTGGGCGATCGGGCTTGATTTTGTTTACGGCGAAGAGAACCTTCAAGCACTTTTACATGTAAACGACAAAATGCTCATAGCAGGTGTGATTGATGGGCGTAATGTTTGGAAAAATAACGCTTCTAAAACGTATGAATTGTTGGAGAAAATAAGCGATAAAATTGATCCTAAGCAGATCATCATTTCGACTTCATGCTCGCTGCTCCATGTGCCATTTTCAACCCGTTTTGAAGAGAAATTGGCACCTGAAGTCAAAAGTCGTCTGAGTTTTGCACTTGAAAAACTAGCAGAGTTAGAGCAGATCAACACACTTTGGGAGAAACGAGAAAAACCTGAAGCGAGTGTTTGCACCCAAAAAGCACCATCGCTTAAAAATAGTGGCATTTCGTACACAAGATCAGCGTATGCCACCCGTTTTGTCTTACAACAAAAAGCGCTGAACTTACCGCTTTTCCCAACCACCACCATCGGCTCTTTCCCTCAAACTAAAGAGACCAGAGCAGTACGCAATGCCTATAAAAAGGGGGAGATTTCACAAGAGCAGTACGAGTCCTCTTTAAAAGAATCCATCAAAGAATGCGTTGAGTTCCAAGAAGCATTAGGGCTGGATGTCCTCGTGCATGGTGAGTTTGAGCGTAACGACATGGTCGAGTACTTTGGCGAACTTCTAGAGGGGTTTGCATTCAGTCAAAATGGTTGGGTACAAAGCTATGGAAGCCGTTGCGTTAAGCCACCGCTTTTATACGGCAATGTTAAACGCAAACAACCTCTCAGCGTTGACTGGACAGTGTATGCGCAAAGCTTGACTGAGAAGCCAATGAAGGGCATGCTCACAGGACCTGTGACCATCCTCAACTGGTCATTTGTACGTGATGACATCCCTAAAAGTGAAGTCGCTTACGAAGTTGCTACGGCTATCGCTGAAGAGGTCGATGAGTTACAACGAAGTGACATCAAGATCATTCAAGTCGATGAAGCGGCATTCAAAGAGGGCTATCCTCTGCGCGAAGAGAAGATCAAAGCGTATGAAAAATGGGCCGTCGAGAGCTTTAAAGCATCTGTTGGCACAGCATGGGACCAAACGCAGATTCACACCCATATGTGTTACAGCAATTTTAACGACATCATCGACACCATTGAGAGAATGGATGCCGATGTCATCACCATCGAGACGTCACGCAGTGGCAATAAACTGCTCAAAGTCTTCCAAAAGGCCAATTATAGGGCACAAATAGGACCAGGTGTGTACGACATCCATTCCCCTCGTGTGCCAAGTGTGGAGGAGATGAGCGAGCAGATCAAAGCGTTCTTGCAAGTACTTCCTAAAGAGCAACTCTGGATCAACCCTGATTGTGGTTTAAAAACCAGAGGATGGAGTGAGACTAAAGCAGCCCTCACCAATATGATGAAAGCCGTTAAACTATCGCGTTAA
- the htpX gene encoding zinc metalloprotease HtpX, translated as MEVFKTVVLLTLMSVLFVWVGGMMGGTQGMMIALVLAGVMNFVSYFYSDQLVLRHYNAVPISRQDANGLYAIVERISQKANLPLPQVYIIPDSTPNAFATGRNPSHAAVAVTEGLLELLDDEEIEAVLAHELSHVRHYDILVGTIAATIAGAIGVIANMMQFGAMFGGSRENRPNPIVMIALAIILPLAAAVIQMAISRNREYMADEGAARLTEHPEWLQSALAKLSNYNRQSMVHEATPESAHMFIINPFSGKDISFASLFSTHPSTEDRIARLEELKLELKA; from the coding sequence ATGGAAGTGTTTAAAACCGTCGTATTGTTGACCTTGATGAGCGTGTTGTTTGTATGGGTTGGTGGCATGATGGGAGGCACACAAGGTATGATGATAGCACTTGTTTTAGCGGGTGTCATGAACTTTGTGAGCTATTTTTACTCTGACCAACTCGTTCTTCGTCACTACAATGCGGTGCCTATTTCAAGGCAAGACGCCAATGGGCTTTACGCTATTGTTGAGCGTATCAGCCAAAAAGCCAATCTTCCTTTGCCTCAAGTGTATATCATTCCCGACTCAACGCCAAACGCATTTGCTACAGGACGCAATCCCTCACACGCCGCAGTTGCGGTGACAGAGGGACTGTTAGAGTTACTGGATGATGAGGAAATCGAAGCCGTTTTAGCCCATGAACTCAGTCACGTCAGACACTATGATATTTTAGTGGGTACTATTGCCGCGACGATTGCAGGTGCTATTGGCGTGATTGCCAATATGATGCAATTTGGAGCGATGTTTGGAGGGAGCAGGGAAAATCGTCCTAATCCCATCGTGATGATCGCGCTTGCCATTATTTTACCCCTTGCGGCTGCGGTCATTCAGATGGCAATTAGCCGTAACCGTGAATACATGGCTGACGAGGGTGCGGCGCGTTTGACAGAACATCCTGAATGGCTTCAAAGCGCACTGGCAAAGCTCTCAAACTACAACCGCCAAAGTATGGTTCACGAAGCGACACCTGAGAGTGCGCATATGTTTATCATCAACCCTTTTTCAGGCAAAGACATCTCGTTTGCTTCACTTTTTTCAACGCATCCTTCTACGGAAGACCGCATTGCACGACTTGAAGAGCTCAAATTAGAGTTGAAAGCATAA
- a CDS encoding cbb3-type cytochrome c oxidase subunit I: MSFMHDLIHGADNQFDHLSLNALQKATLRAVVVSFLFYGLAALEGMIMRAASINPSIPPVNGSVDHYFSIMTVHPIVGIFGSTYQLVFAAFLFLVPFLTKKPLYSIKVANATWILITIGTIMSWLASFVYNYAPLYTLYWPLPADTTQFKAIGGVMFIVGVALIMVGTLLFIYNIYATVFSKVGVHQNKTTKELLISGFGIDGMLNLFNKLTGKQPYSKEPALSLPVVAIFRGTVDTFLDALVILSAGVLVLVYLLADMGGVKLDVASIDALLYKNWFWWGLDLVADGLVLIYVAGSWYLLATLITGQKLFMENVARAALMLELLVSWMVWSHHLLADQGQPEMMKLISGEMVTAFELLTQGLALFITLVTLWKARPLKMTMELKYLLGGLIGFGLAVPAGIIQADMAMNRVLHNTQWIIGAHVHIAIIVGLYMTLYSAVYVLWPLVTNNAKLWSTKLANAHFWLHLIGGIGMGAFMGMAGLDGMLRRHLYFNGEYNLFMILSAICGTMLLVAWLLFLFNVIMSVGLKGLIGIFLPSKNKASSYGIEPANA; the protein is encoded by the coding sequence ATGAGTTTTATGCATGATCTCATTCATGGCGCAGACAATCAATTTGATCATCTGAGTTTGAATGCTTTACAAAAAGCAACGCTAAGAGCGGTTGTCGTTTCATTTTTATTTTATGGATTGGCAGCATTAGAGGGTATGATTATGCGTGCAGCTTCCATCAACCCTTCGATTCCTCCTGTCAATGGCAGTGTCGATCATTACTTCTCCATCATGACCGTTCATCCCATCGTTGGTATTTTTGGCTCAACCTATCAGCTTGTCTTTGCGGCATTTCTCTTTTTAGTGCCATTTTTAACAAAAAAACCACTTTATAGCATTAAAGTAGCTAATGCGACATGGATTTTAATTACTATTGGAACCATCATGTCATGGTTGGCTTCATTTGTCTATAACTATGCGCCACTTTACACACTTTATTGGCCGTTACCTGCGGACACAACGCAGTTTAAAGCGATTGGCGGTGTGATGTTTATTGTGGGTGTTGCACTGATTATGGTGGGAACGTTACTGTTTATTTACAACATTTACGCAACCGTATTTTCAAAAGTAGGTGTTCATCAAAATAAAACAACCAAAGAGCTTTTGATTTCTGGTTTTGGTATTGACGGTATGCTCAATCTTTTCAATAAACTAACAGGCAAACAACCTTACTCGAAAGAGCCTGCACTCTCTTTACCTGTTGTTGCGATCTTTAGAGGAACCGTCGATACGTTTTTGGACGCATTGGTCATTTTATCCGCAGGTGTTTTAGTTCTTGTCTATCTTCTTGCTGATATGGGTGGTGTGAAATTAGACGTTGCTTCCATTGATGCACTTTTATATAAAAACTGGTTCTGGTGGGGACTTGATCTTGTAGCGGATGGCTTGGTGCTTATTTACGTTGCGGGTTCATGGTATCTTTTAGCAACGCTCATTACGGGTCAAAAGCTTTTTATGGAAAACGTTGCACGTGCGGCGTTAATGCTTGAACTTTTGGTTTCATGGATGGTTTGGTCTCACCACTTGCTTGCCGATCAAGGTCAACCTGAAATGATGAAACTTATCTCAGGAGAGATGGTCACCGCGTTCGAGCTTTTAACACAAGGTTTAGCCCTTTTTATTACGCTTGTCACACTTTGGAAAGCACGACCGCTTAAAATGACGATGGAACTCAAATACCTTCTTGGTGGTTTGATCGGCTTTGGTTTAGCTGTTCCTGCGGGTATCATTCAAGCCGATATGGCAATGAACCGTGTCCTTCATAACACACAGTGGATCATCGGTGCGCACGTTCATATCGCGATTATTGTTGGTCTTTATATGACACTTTACAGTGCTGTTTATGTGCTTTGGCCACTGGTAACCAACAATGCAAAGCTTTGGAGTACGAAACTTGCCAATGCGCACTTTTGGTTGCATCTTATTGGTGGTATCGGTATGGGTGCATTTATGGGTATGGCAGGACTTGATGGTATGCTAAGACGTCATCTTTATTTCAATGGCGAATACAATTTATTTATGATTCTTTCAGCGATTTGTGGCACGATGTTACTTGTTGCTTGGTTGCTTTTCTTGTTCAACGTTATTATGTCTGTTGGACTCAAAGGTCTTATTGGTATCTTCTTACCATCAAAGAACAAAGCGTCAAGCTATGGCATTGAGCCTGCAAATGCCTAA
- a CDS encoding 3'-5' exonuclease translates to MFASFFAKRNARKLNDEQYRFLFDKAPEDEVVVFDTETTGLNPKKDEILSIGAVKLKGNKILMSQKFELFVKPTREINEQSIKIHQIRNIDLENGCEAREAITQFLHFIGSRPLVGYYLEFDIKMINKYVKPYLGINLPNDQIEVSGLYHDKKIKFIPDGVIDLRFDVMMNDLGLPIFGKHDALNDAVMTAMMYIKLQNISKL, encoded by the coding sequence ATGTTCGCCTCTTTTTTTGCCAAACGCAATGCCCGAAAACTCAACGATGAGCAGTACCGCTTTTTATTTGATAAAGCCCCCGAAGATGAAGTCGTAGTGTTCGATACCGAAACCACAGGACTGAACCCTAAAAAAGATGAGATTCTCTCTATCGGCGCAGTGAAGCTCAAAGGCAATAAAATCTTGATGTCCCAAAAGTTCGAGCTCTTTGTCAAACCCACACGTGAGATAAACGAGCAAAGCATCAAGATTCATCAAATTCGCAATATTGACTTAGAGAATGGATGCGAAGCACGCGAGGCGATCACGCAGTTTTTACACTTCATCGGCTCACGCCCACTGGTTGGCTATTACCTCGAATTTGACATAAAGATGATCAACAAATACGTTAAACCCTATCTTGGCATAAACTTACCAAACGACCAAATAGAAGTTTCAGGACTCTACCACGATAAAAAGATAAAGTTCATCCCCGATGGCGTGATAGACCTGCGATTTGATGTGATGATGAATGACTTGGGATTGCCCATCTTTGGAAAACATGATGCGCTGAATGATGCGGTGATGACGGCGATGATGTATATTAAACTTCAAAATATTTCAAAACTCTAG
- a CDS encoding cupin domain-containing protein yields the protein MQMLIAPSIETNFAMRKFVIKKDGHMPFHTNTVEHEQYVLKGKARVRMGDESFIAVKDDIIFIPAGVPHSYNVIGDEDYEFLCLVPNKDDNIEMVASGGQSCGC from the coding sequence ATGCAAATGCTCATTGCTCCAAGCATTGAAACAAACTTTGCGATGCGAAAATTTGTCATTAAAAAAGACGGACATATGCCTTTTCATACGAACACCGTAGAGCATGAACAGTACGTTCTTAAAGGCAAAGCACGCGTTCGAATGGGAGACGAGAGTTTTATCGCCGTGAAAGATGACATTATTTTTATTCCAGCGGGTGTACCTCATTCGTATAATGTCATTGGTGATGAGGATTATGAATTTCTCTGTTTAGTTCCAAATAAAGACGATAACATAGAGATGGTTGCCTCAGGCGGCCAAAGTTGTGGCTGTTAG
- a CDS encoding RBBP9/YdeN family alpha/beta hydrolase → MKPSVMILPGYQGSGETHWQTYWEKKHPDFKRVHQRDWDHPIASEWVEALEATLKRLDEPVYLVVHSMGCLTLAHWAATENHAPIRGALIVAPPDPKEPVFPSIAEGFEQTPLHAFDFPSIIIASSNDPYASLEYSKNLAKAWGSTLINVGEKGHINTASNLGLWEEGLAYLEQLRKPQ, encoded by the coding sequence ATGAAACCTTCTGTTATGATTTTACCTGGATACCAAGGCTCTGGAGAGACCCATTGGCAAACATACTGGGAGAAAAAACATCCTGATTTTAAGCGCGTTCATCAGCGTGATTGGGACCATCCTATCGCTAGTGAGTGGGTAGAAGCACTGGAAGCTACGCTCAAACGTTTGGATGAACCTGTCTATTTAGTCGTACACAGTATGGGGTGTTTGACATTGGCACATTGGGCAGCAACGGAAAATCATGCCCCAATTCGCGGTGCTTTGATCGTAGCGCCACCTGATCCTAAAGAGCCTGTATTTCCAAGCATTGCTGAAGGCTTTGAGCAAACACCTCTGCACGCTTTTGACTTTCCAAGTATCATCATCGCAAGCAGTAATGACCCTTATGCAAGCCTTGAATACTCAAAAAACCTTGCAAAGGCATGGGGAAGCACGCTCATAAATGTCGGTGAAAAAGGGCATATCAACACCGCGAGCAATCTTGGGCTTTGGGAAGAAGGACTTGCATATTTAGAGCAACTTCGAAAGCCTCAATAA